AAGGGTTCGAGAAGTTCCCTAACTTGGTTCCCACGGCACCACATCCAATTCTAACAAAGGCTTCATCACATGATAACACAACAGGTAATTAGATAAGCTAGTTTATGTTAGATTTGATGGGGCTAACTGATTTTGACAAGTGTTGTAATGTGTGAAGCTGGTCCTGCGATTCGTTCTGTATGTATGAGAGATATGGGGACTGAAATGACGCCAATACCGAGTCAAGAACCATCAAGATCCGTCACACCAGTTGATGCAACAACTCCTCTTCGCAGCCCTACTTCTTCTCTGCCGTCTACTCCTAGAGGAGGCAAACAAGTAGAGTCTTCTGTGTCACAAGACCCGTCTAAGAACACAAGAAGAGACTTATCTGAGGAGGAAATGAAAGCGAAGACGAGAAGAGAGATTGTAGCTCTCGGAGTTCAGCTTGGGAAGACTAACATCGCAGCTTGGGCAAGtaaagaggaagaggagaacAACAATGTAGATGCAGAGGAGACTCAGAGGGTTGAGTTTGATAAGCGAGCGAGTGCATGGGAAGAAGCAGAGAAATCAAAACATAATGCAAGGTCTGTTTGCATTCTTACGACCTTAATAGTAGCTTGTCTGTGAAGAAACATAAAGTAAAAAAGACCtaaaaacattttgttttttagGTATAAGCGTGAGGAAATCAGAATCCAAGCTTGGGAGAGTCAGGAGAAAGCCAAACTTGAAGCAGAGATGCGTCGTATTGAGGTATGTGTGATACGTTTTCGGATAAATCTTATTGTCTTGATCACTCACACTATATGTCACTGCTAAAAGCATTGTTATGTTGCTAGGCTAAAGTGCAGCAGATGAAAGCTGAAGCTGAAGCAAAGATAGTGAAGAAAATCGCAATGGCTAAGCAAAGATCAGAAGAGAAACGGGCTGCTGCGGAAGCTAGAAAGGCCCGTGACGCCGAGAAGGCAGCAGCTGAAGCTGAATATATCCGGGAAACCGGTCAAATACCGGCTTCAAGTTACAAGATATGTTGTGGTTGGCTCTCATGATGAGTCATGCTTTTCTGTCTATTTGAGTAAACCAGGATTGGATTCTCGGAATCCCTTtgtatgataaatatataatgatgtaTTTTGTGTTTCATAGGTTTCAAAAGATAATGGAAAGATTGTGTCTTACGTTAGGTCTTGCTATTGCCTGGAGTAACAAATGAAATCAGATCTGATACACAAACTATGTAGGCCGGAGGATTACGCAAACCAAACAACATTTGGGCTCTGGCCTTATATACACTGATATATTTGGGATTTGACTTATGTGCCTTTAGAAAGTCCATGAGTACCTCTGGTCTTGTTAACCCAAGTGATCAATGTTGTTAGATCATGCATATATTGGGGCTTGGGAAACGTCCGACACACTTAAGAAAAGATCATTCATCGTAATTCTATGTGTTGCAGATTAAATGATCCATTTGAAAATAGTTAGATCTCTTTATAATAAACAACTAAGTAGTGAACCGCGCCGGGATGAGATGATTATTTGAAACttagaaacaaaaatttatgttaCATAATAACGATTTTGTAGACTTTAAACATGTGTGGTTCAATTTTTAAAAGGTGGTGaatgattttgttttctcttcaGGAAATTGTCGAAATTGACCAAATCCTTTTTCACACTTAGATAAATCTTATTTCCTtgtatacactacaagaaaacagcggtattctaaCGGACATTCCgatggaaaatgaaatcctcggaatatctcgaagagaaacacaaaattgggtttcctcggaatataccgacggaattccgaggaaatatcaatccgtcggaatattccgaggaaaaatgtgttcctcggaaaaaaccgatgaattccgaggaaatattatagccgttggagagccgttgggggattttacaaaattccgaggaaattccgacgaactagccttttccgtcggaattccgtcggaatttcctcggtctgtcggcaggatttaaactataaatacaagcactcctcttcctcttcattcactccatatcttcatcctccctcttactctatttacacacgaatttgattcataaaaaatatgtcttcttcaaattattttcgttcttggattgatcgacctcatttggatccgaacacgagattgcttacggaagaataccaacgaggtataaccgaattcatggggttagttcaccgacaaccggaagcaaaaacaggtatgttaagatgttcttgctctaattgtaaaaatagaaaggttattaaagagtgggatgtttggactcatctatatttgagtgggtttacacgaagttacaaaatttggtatcatcatggggaaactgattatgaacatggtagtactagcaaacctcagccagcggttagattagaagaaccaattagaacggatgtagattatggtgtaggtactgagcagatggtaaatgatcattttagaggggaagatttacccaatgcacaagctaggagattttatgatatgttggatgctggaaagcaaccattgtatgaagg
This region of Brassica napus cultivar Da-Ae chromosome C5, Da-Ae, whole genome shotgun sequence genomic DNA includes:
- the BNAC05G23200D gene encoding uncharacterized protein BNAC05G23200D isoform X1, whose protein sequence is MEYERIEKVQKSMISPTKLRMKLMGPHNNKKKEGSSNNSSRTSPVRLQVSDDTEFSKNSLLASKSDSDEDDHVAASTTDIEVAKLPNAPVLDLTESSNQGGMRETDQPRPQQLKKADLSITLRPQEDENLDYDSNASSSSFEFHGGVRGERSTQSHASRAYPSRQVPSKWSDAEKWILSRQNMMMRKNGQGNRMPVRVVPDNTGYEHTKSRMDPCQSSQAEGFEKFPNLVPTAPHPILTKASSHDNTTAGPAIRSVCMRDMGTEMTPIPSQEPSRSVTPVDATTPLRSPTSSLPSTPRGGKQVESSVSQDPSKNTRRDLSEEEMKAKTRREIVALGVQLGKTNIAAWASKEEEENNNVDAEETQRVEFDKRASAWEEAEKSKHNARYKREEIRIQAWESQEKAKLEAEMRRIEAKVQQMKAEAEAKIVKKIAMAKQRSEEKRAAAEARKARDAEKAAAEAEYIRETGQIPASSYKICCGWLS
- the BNAC05G23200D gene encoding uncharacterized protein BNAC05G23200D isoform X2; translation: MEYERIEKVQKSMISPTKLRMKLMGPHNNKKKEGSSNNSSRTSPVRLQVSDDTEFSKNSLLASKSDSDEDDHDIEVAKLPNAPVLDLTESSNQGGMRETDQPRPQQLKKADLSITLRPQEDENLDYDSNASSSSFEFHGGVRGERSTQSHASRAYPSRQVPSKWSDAEKWILSRQNMMMRKNGQGNRMPVRVVPDNTGYEHTKSRMDPCQSSQAEGFEKFPNLVPTAPHPILTKASSHDNTTAGPAIRSVCMRDMGTEMTPIPSQEPSRSVTPVDATTPLRSPTSSLPSTPRGGKQVESSVSQDPSKNTRRDLSEEEMKAKTRREIVALGVQLGKTNIAAWASKEEEENNNVDAEETQRVEFDKRASAWEEAEKSKHNARYKREEIRIQAWESQEKAKLEAEMRRIEAKVQQMKAEAEAKIVKKIAMAKQRSEEKRAAAEARKARDAEKAAAEAEYIRETGQIPASSYKICCGWLS